In Erigeron canadensis isolate Cc75 chromosome 1, C_canadensis_v1, whole genome shotgun sequence, a single window of DNA contains:
- the LOC122583648 gene encoding uncharacterized protein LOC122583648, with translation MGHWIMTCVATSSFSLSINGSLHGFFAGKRGLRQRDSLSPYLFTLVMEVLTLTLRRWIRESADFTYHPKCEGLDIVNLCFADGLFIFLHSDVNSANVIMETHEEFKHALGLAPSIPKRKAFFCNVLNYVMLPILNVLPFEEGSFPVKYLGVPLVSTRLVNRDCCGLIERVRNRLSNWKNKFLSFAGRLQLVQSASSSMHVYWATMFMLPDGVIKKIEPVLRKFLWPQGSLQKGKSKVAWDVVCLPKNEGGLGIHSLHDLNISILSSANYVSFAQMITNAANTLNACVGDIVSNEAWSWPNEWSNQFLNLAALSLVNNVADKWVWKDRDGRFIDFLWQIVGRLFGQGVWKLHGSLLFGFPIVWSDVCGFTGNQPVHVDWESILVAIISESNKKTIDILVMKLIFAATSNFIWQERNARLFRQEKRPAHKLTEIKIATVRMKLISMKFKKNNRVLKHLETWKRHLGMSNLA, from the exons ATGGGACATTGGATTATGACTTGTGTGGCTACATCATCCTTTTCACTTAGTATCAACGGCTCACTCCATGGTTTCTTCGCTGGAAAAAGAGGCTTGAGGCAAAGGGATTCTTTATCCCCGTACCTATTTACCTTGGTTATGGAGGTGTTAACACTCACGCTAAGGCGTTGGATTCGTGAGTCTGCTGATTTCACCTATCACCCTAAATGTGAAGGTTTGGATATTGTCAACCTTTGCTTTGCGGatggtttatttatttttttgcattCTGATGTGAATTCTGCAAACGTGATCATGGAGACACATGAGGAATTCAAACATGCATTAGGTTTGGCTCCTAGTATTCCTAAGAGAAAAGCTTTCTTCTGTAATGTTCTTAATTATGTTATGTTGCCTATCCTTAATGTGCTACCATTCGAGGAAGGCTCATTTCCAGTTAAATACTTAGGAGTTCCCTTGGTGTCTACTAGACTAGTTAATAGAGATTGTTGTGGTTTGATTGAAAGAGTCAGAAATCGTTTATCtaattggaaaaataaatttttgtccTTTGCGGGAAGGCTTCAACTTGTTCAATCTGCCTCGTCATCTATGCATGTGTACTGGGCTACAATGTTTATGTTACCTGACGGGGTGATTAAGAAAATCGAACCGGTTTTAAGGAAATTTCTCTGGCCTCAAGGATCTTTGCAGAAAGGAAAATCTAAGGTTGCTTGGGATGTTGTGTGCTTACCGAAAAATGAAGGAGGATTGGGCATTCATAGTTTGcatgatttaaatatttctattcTCTCG TCTGCTAATTACGTCTCTTTCGCCCAGATGATTACAAATGCTGCTAATACTTTAAATGCTTGTGTTGGGGATATTGTTTCTAATGAAGCATGGAGTTGGCCGAATGAATGGAGTAATCAATTTCTGAATTTAGCTGCTCTTTCCTTGGTTAATAATGTGGCTGATAAATGGGTTTGGAAGGATAGGGATGGTcgttttattgattttttgtgGCAAATTGTGGGGAGGCTATTCGGCCAAGGAGTGTGGAAGTTACATGGTTCTTTGTTGTTTGGTTTCCCTATT GTTTGGAGTGATGTGTGTGGATTTACGGGTAACCAACCAGTCCATGTTGATTGGGAGTCAATACTTGTAGCTATCATTTCGGAATCAAATAAAAAGACTATTGATATTCTTGTTATGAAGCTCATATTTGCGGCCACTTCTAATTTTATTTGGCAGGAAAGAAATGCAAGACTGTTCAGACAGGAGAAAAGACCGGCTCACAAACTCACTGAAATCAAAATTGCTACTGTTCGTATGAAGCTTATTTCGATGAAGTTTAAGAAGAACAacagagttttgaagcacttggaAACATGGAAAAGACACTTGGGGATGTCGAATTTAGCATAA